The genomic stretch AAATACTGATCAGCATCAACATCTGAAAGTGTTTTCAAAGCTTTTTCAATCCTTTCCAATGATACAGATGGGTTAACATTGAGGACTGTAATTGTAACAGTCCTTGTTTAATAGTACTAGCACTATTACATACAAGCTGCTACCGAATGTGTGTCTGTTACCTTTTTAAGTGCTCCAATAAGGTGAGGAATGTGATGAGGTTGGGGTCTGGTAGAGAGCGCAGCAGGTGCATCATGCAGTTCTCTTTGGCTGCAGGGTCGGACAGAGCTGAGAGGAAGAGCACAGTCATGAGGATTCATCACACACTTCTTAAACCCTTACGTCCTGATCACTGAACCTTCTGTCTCCAAGAGTTCACCCACTGACTGTCGGACTAACCCTCACCCGACCTCTGACCCCTACAAAGTGCCCACTTCCTCTGTAATAATCCCCAGATGTGTCTCTCATCCTTAATCACTCCCAGTAAACCTGATCactccagcagcagtgtgtCTGGGATTACAGGGGTGAAAGGTGTGGAAGTGAAGGGTCGTACCGATGCCCTCCATGAACGCTGGGTAGAGGCGGTCAGTCAGCAGAGGCTCGGGCAGTTCTCTGAAATACAGCTTCAGTGTCCCAGCAATGGCATTAATGTCCATATCACTCAGCATCACCAGAATATCTTTGgtatctgagagagagagagagagagagagagagagtacaacAATTCaacattcagtcattcagtTCTAATGAACTCTCATATTTCTAACTCAATTTCTCAGTAAGCTCTCGCTGCTGGAACAAATCCTTGTATGTCAATGTTACATCTCTTGACCTGATCTGAACAATTTCCTGTTACATGCTGGTCATACTTCTTGAGAAATGGACCGACACAAAAACTAAAACTGAAAGTCAAAAATGACTTTTCCCTCAGCGATGCCATGCAGGTTCAGTAAAATGACTGTCCACTGACATAACACTGAGAAATCTGTTATTCTCTGTaactttctctgtgtgtgtgcatttgtgtgtgtttattagggcCTGCTGACAGCTGGTGGAGGTCAGCTCTCTCTTTGCCCTTTCCCACAACTCTTCTGCTGCTTTTAGTCTTGCTTACAGAAACGACAGATTcacaagagagagggaggagggtcAAAAGATGGAAAGAATAACACACAAAATAGGGCTGCAGGAATATGACAGAAGCAaatgattatgattatgatcGTGATTATGAACTGACTAACAGAAACCTGCCTGCAGGCTCCGAAGATATGATCAAGATTTGTCACAGTAGAACAACACTGGAGACTTGTTATTGTATTAAAAACAGTCAGagcaacagaataaaaatgcttttgtaTGTATGAACAGACCTCAGACTGCGAGTGTACACTTTATACTGCCCTCACCAGATGATGACCACAAGCTATGACCATATATGAAACTATAGGATTTGAATATATTCAGATttacaattaaacaaaaaagaaagaattagTGGCACCCTTTTTCACACAGTAATGTGAACGGGTCCTGAGGGTGTGAtctgtggggtggggggtgggggtcttACTGGTGTCAAATGCTGCTTTAAGTGCCTGAATGTCGGTGGCCACGCCTGAAATTCGGTAAATGCCAACTTCATCgattcctctcttctccaccTCCTCGATACACTGACGCACAATGTAAGGCACCTTGGAGCGCTCACGCCTGTCAatgcacatatacacacacagcgaCAACAACATCAGTATTAGTCTCACAAAATTATCTACTTCTTATACAAGAGCAAGTTGTTTTTGGAATAATCACACAATATGCTTAGAGTTTTAGAGGCTAAACAGAATCATAACACATGACCTTATCCCAGTGTGATAGCATAGTGGATAACATTACAGGCTTCTTGGCTGGAATCATTGCTTATTCAATAATGATATACATTTTCAGAAGTACCTGTACTTTATATGATTCTCTCTGAAACATGATTAGAATGTTTCTGCTGAAAAGACTAATTATAATAAGTTTAACGCCCATTCATACTGCTCTTCATTTGAAGCCCCAAAAATGTCTGAGCTTTGGCTCACACTGCATTAAACTCTGTTTTGGAGCGATAGCTTCGGACAAAAATACACAGAGAAGAATGGAAGCATACTTTGTCACTACGCTGATTTTGACTCCAAACACTCCGCTCTGTTTCTTAGAAGGTGTCCTCTTTAAACTCAAATCCCGACTCGTGAACTTCATGGAGAACTCCACCTTAATCTGTGAATAAATGCAGGAAATAAATGTCAGATGAGTGACTGAGGGTTTTTAGAAGTGGGTTGGATGGGTCTAATCCTTGTTTATCAAAATGTTCTTAATGCTAAAACGATCTTAAACAGCATAGAGAAAGAGTTGAGTGTATTTGAGCATAATCTTTGTTAAGTATAAGTTATATTTGGAAAAGCCAGTCTGTCTTTCACAGTTGTTCCTTACCCCGTTCATCTCGATCACATCCACATGCCAGTTCTTGGACTGCACCGTCTGTGGGTCCAACTAAAACAAAAGAACAAGAGAAAGTATTTAAGTACATTGTACAGTGCTATCTTTGAAACTGCAATAAATCTGTGCCCTCATAGAAAAAACATCCTGACTTTCCAGATGGATTTACAGCAGTGTTTGCCGGAAGATTCCACCCACTCTCAAAAACGAGGGAAGAAACAGCTTTAAAGTCTAGTTCGGTTTGTAAACTGACTTCAGATCATGGCTTCAGTGTAAAAGCCCAAACATTCCACAGTGACCCAAACTAAGATCAATTACTAGCAgaagcttacagataataaacaaGTCAAAAACATCTCAAGTGGCGGATTATTTGGCTTAAATTATATGAGGTGGGGTTTTCTTAACATGCTTCCTGGTCTCTGCTGTTCTGAATGATGGCTGGGAATGGCTCAGTGTCAGCTGTACTAAACAGAGTTCAAAAATCAAACACAAGTGcaaacaacatacacacacacacaaaaaacatatCTATACATGTGAGTTGTATAATTAATGGCCAGTTTGACTATacaataaagaaacaaagggtggtctctgaattTCACAAAAGTACTGAAAGTACACACAGATGTTACCTATACTGTACGTTAGTGCACTCCCACTCACATACAAATAGGGAATACATTGGAATCTGAGCCAGAGGGCTGTTTTGCAGTTCCTACTTTGTTTAAATAGAAGACCCAGTTTTCCATTTGCCTCCTGTATGGAAATTCCCAGTCAGAGATCCATGGGAACCCAAATCACTgatgtttttttcctctgttatTAAATTTCAGGACTGTGAACTTCTAATGAAATTATCTTCTCTACTGTTGTATAAGAAAACAGTAACTTGGCACATTTAGTGCTGTCCTTAATGTGTTGTCCCAGTATGGACGTGCaagagtttgtgtgtatgaAAGATGTACTTGCTTTAAACAGAACAAAGGTCACATTTACAAGATCCAGATGTCTATGACATGTTATTCTCATATGACAAAGACATCacagtaatattttatttagtgcCCAAATAAATTATACACACAATGGATATTACAATAACTGTCAAATACTTcaagtaattaaataaataataataaaataaaaaagctttgTTGGAGAATTATACTCAATATTTATTGATGAGTCAAGCTAAGATCATGCATTAACCTGTTAACCTGTTTTGCCATGAAGACGCATTCAGTAGAAAATAGTGAGAAATATGGCAGAAACAGATCCGAATGTATACATTCCAGACAATGCATCTGTTGTGCtatattttaaagtaatttaaacTATGAGTTTTCAGCTGTAAATGTGTTGTCTTGGACTTGACAgctacaattcattcattcattcattcattccctcTTAGTGTTTCATCTTGATCTGGAGCATACAGTTAATCACTGGGTGCTCTGTATATAATGACAACACCCAATGTATAATTATATAAGTTTAAATATGATGATACCCATTTAAAGTGACTACAATTAAACCTTATTATATCACACACCCTTTGATACATGCTTCATCTTTCTTCTCAGTGCAACTCTGATCCTATCACAGAACACAGTGTATGATACTCCACGCCTGGTTTAATGCTTAAGGAGCGTTATCCTTGTTAGCAGTTCAGGAGTAACCTTCCAGACAGATCATGAACAGAAGTTGTACTGTTTTTCCATTAAGTTACAAGTCTCTGAGGAGAAGAACCAGCAGaggcacataaacacacacacacacattaaagtccTGGAATTCACTCATTCTTTTACTACTTTTTCCCATGCTGCTCTGGCAGAACATGTCTCAGGCATGATGGATGATGAGTTGGAGCCCCTGGAGAAGCTCCACCTTCCTCTGAAATTCACCTGCCAATCAAATCTGTTCAATACTAGAGTAAGATCCTCCAGAAAAAAGCCAATAAACAGACCACTTCACACCCCTACATCAAAGTCAAACAACTATGTCCAAGCAATATAAATGCCACAGGTTTTGTACCACTGGTGTTTGATATTTAAATGCAGAGTGATGAAGATTTTAAACAAATCCAGATCTTATTCTATATTCAAAGAAAATTCAAAGACCTATTAGCTGTGAAAACGATGTAACTTGGTCTCTCTTACATATGACCTTAAATACCCGCAGTAAACGTTTCAGTGTAATTATTACTGACATTGTTGGGACTGCAGTGTGATTACCATCAAGTAATTGCACAAGGTATTTATGTTACTGTCCCATTGGGACCACAGGCTGGTATGGTGCTACGCAATCAAAATGCTAGCCAATAGCTCAGAAACTGGCCAGCTTTAAGCTTCAATAAAAGTGCTGTGTGAAATGAAGTGCAGAGTCTCTCTTTACTTACATGTCTGCGTTTCACATGGAGATTGGGCTGGGACCCAGCTCGTGCTAATCAGGGTATCAGACCAGAACTTGGCAGTCACTCTAGACTCCAAAGTTATGATCACTTAAGCTCTGAAGGACCCCTTCTGGCACTACGAAAATCCAgttcctctcactctctaaaATCTCCTGGAGCTCTTCAAAAATGTCTTAAATTTAACTTTCATTCTGCCGCAGTTAAACCTCCTAGAACTCCCTCACAAACATTTCGCCTCCACCATCAGACGATCAACTTTAAGAAAATCCTTTAATGTCTCTAAATGACAGCCCACCATAATCGCTTCTTTATACATTCAACCAAGGTATGTGAGAGTATCTCAACCTCTTATTAAAGCCTCAGGTGGAATATGCCCTTCTTCTGTGGGAAAAGAGTTCTTTCAGGGGATAAAACCCACAAAGTGACTGGGAGGTTTATATATAAAGCATCCACAATTGATTCAGATTAAGCCGGAGTGGACAGTCATGCAGCTTTACAGTGTGGACGATACGGGGTATGCCGAGGGACGCGTGGAAAAACGCTGCCCTTTGAAGTGGCACACAAACAGTGACAGGGAGAAACAGAatcagaatgagagagagagagagagagtgctgagAGAATCCTAAAtcctgaatgtgtttgggataaGTGTTTTAGTCAGACTTGTCTGAAAGCTACAATATCAGTAGGTTTGATCACAATAAAGAAGTGTCTTCCTTGTATATCAACTGCTGGTAAACAATCAGATCACATCCATGCTTTAACACACCTCCCAGAACGCAGACTGAAGTCTCCAGTCAAGTCTCCAGTATAAGACTTTGTCCCCACATctaagtttttttattttgctctcTTTTCAGAGATGAGTGCAGTCGTAGATATATCTCCTCAGTCTTCTCGTTCTCCTAAACTGATAGCATCTGGATGTGGAGAACAAAGAGTGGAGAGGAAGAGCTGAAGGAAGAACATGCTCCTCCTTGTAATGGGTTGAATTAAGAGCAGCCTGCTCTGGCCTGAAACTCAAGTTTATGCGTCCTGATCTAGCAGCTTTGATCAGAAGAGGATGTGCTAGTGAAGAGCTTTTGATCTGTCATGAATAATTAATCATGCCTGCAGTGAGAACACATCAATAAACTGGGTAactctgagacagagagaccacTGCACACTGGTGAACAAATGAGTAGATAACAGCTAACTGAATATAGCCAGGTGTTATAATGGATTTTAGATAACAGATTTCTACTCTATTTT from Hoplias malabaricus isolate fHopMal1 chromosome 2, fHopMal1.hap1, whole genome shotgun sequence encodes the following:
- the abr gene encoding active breakpoint cluster region-related protein isoform X7; translated protein: MTEIVVTDCNLNSVCERLEEHCCVEDPPAVKRHSNTGAKLWGRVRSKLLRQKLDPQTVQSKNWHVDVIEMNGIKVEFSMKFTSRDLSLKRTPSKKQSGVFGVKISVVTKRERSKVPYIVRQCIEEVEKRGIDEVGIYRISGVATDIQALKAAFDTNTKDILVMLSDMDINAIAGTLKLYFRELPEPLLTDRLYPAFMEGIALSDPAAKENCMMHLLRSLPDPNLITFLTLLEHLKRVAEKEPVNKMSLHNLATVFGPTLLRPSESETSKPHITMASDIWSHDVMAQVQVLLYYLQHPPISFAELKRNTLYFSTDV